In the genome of Desulfofarcimen acetoxidans DSM 771, one region contains:
- a CDS encoding S-layer homology domain-containing protein, with amino-acid sequence MKRLAQIITLILLGVIIGMMTSDPIAILRSGKMQQTDSQKSVDYEHHWAKKYIDTAITNGYVSGYPDGSFKPDEPITRAAFAVIMDKSLIISKNNEQNISLTSYMDYAEIPEWAAAGIEKALHNGLIKPYGDNSVRPANPLITEDILALIEKEKLPAEILKKASSDAITRGEACVLIPILKENLFIRQSPL; translated from the coding sequence ATGAAAAGATTGGCTCAAATTATCACACTGATTCTGCTGGGAGTAATTATAGGCATGATGACTTCAGATCCCATTGCCATACTCAGAAGCGGCAAAATGCAACAAACCGATAGTCAAAAAAGTGTTGATTATGAACACCACTGGGCTAAAAAATATATCGACACGGCTATAACAAACGGTTATGTCAGCGGCTACCCGGACGGCAGTTTTAAGCCGGATGAGCCGATTACACGCGCAGCTTTTGCGGTTATTATGGATAAAAGTCTTATAATCTCTAAAAATAATGAACAAAATATTTCCTTAACCAGCTATATGGATTACGCCGAAATCCCGGAGTGGGCCGCCGCAGGCATTGAAAAAGCCCTTCATAACGGCCTGATCAAACCCTATGGTGATAATTCTGTCCGCCCGGCAAATCCATTAATCACGGAAGATATTCTGGCTCTAATAGAAAAGGAAAAACTTCCGGCCGAGATCTTAAAGAAAGCAAGCAGTGATGCCATTACCAGGGGCGAGGCCTGTGTACTGATACCGATCCTAAAAGAAAATCTTTTTATCCGGCAAAGCCCTCTGTAA
- a CDS encoding glycosyltransferase family A protein — protein sequence MHIAKITLVLFAAFLSYWAIRGMCVYRKSILMKTPVKLVVLVKDQEEGIEFFIRRIMAARHRHLGAVELQVIDTGSQDDTVQILKRMSAMFNFQMNIISDENKSCCPQVAEDKDGKVFYLDIRGMSSRQLARMPLFQQLLTQRER from the coding sequence ATGCATATAGCAAAAATAACACTGGTCTTGTTTGCGGCATTTCTGTCCTACTGGGCCATAAGAGGTATGTGTGTCTATAGAAAAAGTATTCTGATGAAGACTCCTGTGAAGTTGGTTGTGCTGGTTAAAGATCAGGAGGAAGGAATAGAGTTTTTTATCAGGAGAATTATGGCCGCCAGGCATCGTCATCTGGGCGCAGTGGAATTGCAAGTGATAGATACGGGTTCTCAGGATGATACTGTGCAAATTCTTAAACGCATGTCGGCTATGTTTAATTTTCAGATGAATATAATATCGGATGAAAATAAAAGCTGTTGCCCGCAAGTAGCTGAAGATAAGGATGGCAAAGTTTTTTATTTGGATATCAGAGGCATGAGCAGCCGCCAGCTTGCACGGATGCCATTATTTCAACAATTATTGACTCAAAGGGAGAGGTAA
- the metK gene encoding methionine adenosyltransferase, with translation MAKHLFTSESVTEGHPDKVADQISDAILDSIIANDPNARVACETLVTTGLVLVAGEITTKCYVDIPKVVRETVLGIGYTRAKYGFDGDTCAVLTSIDEQSPDIAQGVDNSLETRSGAAVDAEIEKIGAGDQGLMFGFAINETPELMPLPISLAHRLARKLSEARKSEEIDYLRPDGKVQVTVEYEDGKPLRLDTVLVSAQHHPEIGPDTIRQDIIDKVIKPVVPSELLDEKTRYLVNPTGRFVIGGPQGDAGLTGRKIIVDTYGGMARHGGGAFSGKDPTKVDRSACYAARYVAKNIVAAGLADKCEVQLAYAIGVAQPVSVAVDTGCTGKIPEDRLVELIKANFDLRPAGIIKTLDLRRPIYKNTAAYGHFGRTDVDLPWERTDKAAILRSQSGL, from the coding sequence ATGGCTAAACACCTGTTTACTTCTGAATCTGTTACTGAGGGGCATCCTGATAAGGTAGCGGATCAGATATCAGATGCTATATTGGACTCAATCATCGCCAATGATCCTAATGCCAGGGTAGCCTGTGAGACACTGGTTACTACCGGTCTGGTTCTTGTGGCGGGAGAGATTACCACCAAATGTTATGTGGACATCCCCAAAGTTGTCAGGGAAACCGTTCTGGGTATAGGGTATACCAGGGCTAAATATGGTTTTGACGGTGACACCTGTGCGGTTTTAACTTCTATAGATGAGCAGTCTCCTGACATAGCCCAGGGGGTGGACAATTCCCTGGAGACCAGAAGCGGGGCTGCGGTTGACGCGGAAATAGAGAAAATCGGTGCCGGCGATCAGGGTCTTATGTTCGGTTTTGCTATCAATGAGACGCCCGAGCTGATGCCTCTGCCTATTTCTTTGGCCCATCGCCTGGCCAGAAAGTTGTCGGAAGCGCGCAAGAGCGAGGAGATTGATTATTTGCGTCCGGACGGCAAAGTTCAGGTTACCGTGGAGTATGAGGACGGCAAGCCGCTGCGCCTGGATACAGTGCTGGTTTCTGCGCAGCATCACCCGGAAATAGGCCCGGATACGATCAGGCAAGATATTATTGATAAGGTGATTAAGCCGGTTGTGCCCTCTGAATTGCTGGATGAAAAGACACGGTACCTGGTTAATCCCACAGGGCGTTTTGTGATTGGCGGTCCTCAAGGCGACGCCGGTTTAACCGGCCGCAAGATAATTGTTGATACTTATGGCGGTATGGCCCGGCACGGCGGGGGAGCTTTTTCCGGCAAGGATCCCACTAAGGTGGATCGCTCCGCCTGTTATGCCGCCCGTTACGTAGCTAAAAATATCGTGGCAGCCGGTTTGGCTGACAAGTGTGAGGTGCAGCTGGCTTATGCTATCGGTGTGGCCCAACCGGTGTCTGTAGCGGTAGACACGGGTTGTACCGGCAAAATTCCTGAAGATCGTCTGGTCGAATTGATTAAAGCTAATTTTGACCTGCGCCCGGCCGGCATTATCAAGACACTGGATTTGCGTCGTCCTATATACAAAAATACTGCCGCCTACGGCCATTTTGGCCGGACCGATGTTGATTTGCCCTGGGAAAGAACTGATAAAGCGGCTATTTTGCGCTCTCAGTCCGGTTTGTAG
- a CDS encoding ComF family protein, which produces MLRKLIEGLTDLLLPHPPVCVLCGVRRKQVASLCPLCRNMIESYRCEPVCKLCGRYLLPYPGAEDIFSDRCPECSSGGSWPFAAARSAGAYEGLLKEAVRQLKYYNARWMVGPLAGLLAELYSGEECFAGAEIIVAVPMTVKKQRQRGYNQAELLAQELGKIIKLPVQSAVVKVIDTPSQVGLSRSEREANLSGVFNLAGSDLRGKKIVVVDDIFTTGSTLAAVARTLTVGGAGEIVGLTLAAGRYK; this is translated from the coding sequence ATGCTACGTAAATTAATCGAAGGTTTAACCGATCTGCTGCTGCCCCACCCTCCTGTTTGTGTTCTGTGCGGTGTCAGGCGTAAGCAGGTGGCAAGCCTGTGCCCGCTTTGCCGGAATATGATCGAGAGTTACCGGTGTGAGCCTGTCTGCAAGTTATGTGGACGTTATTTGTTGCCTTATCCCGGGGCGGAGGATATTTTCTCCGATCGATGTCCCGAGTGTTCCTCCGGCGGCAGCTGGCCTTTTGCCGCCGCAAGGTCGGCAGGTGCGTATGAAGGGCTGCTAAAGGAAGCGGTACGGCAGCTTAAATATTATAACGCCAGATGGATGGTTGGGCCGTTGGCCGGTTTGCTGGCCGAGCTGTACTCCGGAGAGGAGTGTTTTGCAGGTGCGGAGATTATCGTGGCTGTGCCCATGACCGTGAAGAAACAGCGGCAGAGAGGTTATAACCAGGCGGAACTGCTGGCTCAAGAACTTGGTAAAATTATAAAACTACCCGTGCAGTCTGCTGTGGTTAAAGTAATTGATACCCCGTCACAGGTCGGTCTTAGCCGTTCGGAAAGGGAAGCCAATCTCAGCGGGGTTTTTAATTTGGCCGGCTCCGATTTAAGAGGTAAAAAAATTGTCGTCGTTGATGACATTTTCACGACAGGCAGCACTCTTGCCGCCGTAGCCAGGACGCTGACAGTTGGAGGAGCCGGGGAGATAGTGGGATTGACGCTGGCTGCCGGCAGGTATAAATAA
- a CDS encoding aminotransferase class I/II-fold pyridoxal phosphate-dependent enzyme, with amino-acid sequence MGETQKPIINALKKYINDGVIRFHMPGHKGRADNTSCLKGFLGGKVLAADVTNVPGMDDLHQTQGVIKESQSIAASVYGADKTYFLINGSSCGLQALVITVCGPGDKILVPRNMHRSILSGIILSGAVPVFYSPEYDSDWQISLGTDPEIISNCLQTHPDIKAVLVVNPTYQGITSDIASIAEIVHARNIPLLVDEAHGPHFIFHERLPETSLSAGADAVVQGTHKLLSAFTQASMLHLKGKRVNMERLEATLRLLQSTSTSYLLLASLEAAVAQMAQYGGQLIEKSLHLSQLLRDGVAAVDGLSAFGFEITGKRGVYGLDQTKVTVSVKRLRLTGLAAEKLLREKHSIQVEMSDMRNLLFIVSFGNSQEDIERLINALKDLSQGYAGLSAGGKTTERDSLIIPSTPESVLTPAEAFRSAVIALPLEESVGRVCNEVIACYPPGIPVICPGERVSREIVDYLVVMRNLGMHFQGCCDAELKTIRVVK; translated from the coding sequence TTGGGCGAGACGCAAAAACCCATAATAAATGCTTTGAAAAAATATATAAATGATGGGGTTATCAGGTTTCACATGCCCGGTCATAAAGGAAGAGCGGATAACACAAGCTGCCTGAAAGGTTTTCTGGGCGGTAAAGTGCTGGCTGCCGATGTGACTAATGTTCCCGGCATGGATGATCTGCACCAGACACAGGGCGTGATTAAAGAATCGCAGTCTATTGCCGCCTCAGTCTATGGGGCGGATAAAACATATTTTTTGATCAACGGCAGTTCCTGTGGTTTGCAAGCTCTGGTAATAACGGTTTGCGGCCCGGGGGATAAAATCCTGGTGCCCAGAAATATGCACAGGTCTATATTAAGCGGTATTATATTAAGCGGTGCCGTACCTGTCTTTTATAGCCCGGAATATGACAGTGACTGGCAAATCTCTTTGGGTACCGATCCGGAAATTATCAGCAATTGCCTCCAAACGCATCCGGATATCAAGGCTGTTCTGGTAGTCAACCCTACCTACCAAGGCATCACTTCGGATATTGCTTCCATCGCTGAAATTGTGCATGCCCGCAATATCCCTTTACTGGTGGATGAGGCACATGGCCCGCACTTTATTTTTCATGAAAGACTGCCGGAAACTTCTCTGTCTGCCGGTGCTGACGCGGTTGTACAGGGAACCCACAAGTTATTGTCGGCCTTTACCCAGGCTTCCATGCTGCACCTGAAGGGTAAACGCGTGAACATGGAGAGATTGGAAGCAACTCTGAGACTGCTGCAGAGTACCAGCACGTCTTATCTTTTGTTGGCCTCCCTCGAAGCTGCTGTAGCACAAATGGCGCAATACGGCGGGCAGCTAATAGAAAAATCGCTGCATCTGTCTCAATTATTGAGAGACGGAGTTGCTGCCGTTGACGGGTTGTCTGCCTTTGGTTTTGAGATAACCGGCAAAAGAGGCGTTTACGGTCTGGATCAGACCAAGGTGACCGTTTCAGTCAAGCGGCTCAGGCTCACCGGTCTGGCGGCAGAAAAATTACTGAGGGAAAAACACAGTATTCAGGTAGAGATGTCCGATATGCGGAACCTGCTTTTTATCGTATCCTTTGGCAACAGTCAGGAAGATATAGAGCGCCTTATTAATGCTTTAAAAGACTTGAGCCAGGGTTATGCCGGATTGTCTGCCGGCGGGAAAACAACTGAGCGGGACAGCTTGATTATACCGTCAACACCGGAAAGTGTGCTTACTCCCGCGGAAGCCTTTCGCTCCGCTGTTATAGCGCTGCCCCTTGAGGAGTCTGTGGGACGGGTCTGCAATGAGGTGATTGCCTGTTACCCGCCCGGTATTCCCGTTATTTGCCCGGGAGAGAGGGTGAGCCGTGAGATAGTGGATTACCTGGTTGTAATGAGAAATCTGGGCATGCATTTTCAAGGCTGTTGCGATGCTGAGCTAAAAACTATACGTGTGGTAAAGTAG
- a CDS encoding L,D-transpeptidase family protein, with the protein MKQKISYFALVLAGLIMLAAIFYSLNSGISAQASSGAERYTVKAGDSLFIIAGKYGIPVAALKQANGLKSDWLAAGQVLIIPLNSSTGQSKAKSLKAILAERGITDPWSTLKIVINKTNHSLSIVYKNTWLKTYPVDIGSGGLADKQVQGDLKTPEGTFYIAEKSVLSPADYYLGTRWMRLSYPNAEDAGRGVRQGLINSQTGDSIVNAINAGKIPPQRTALGGGVGIHGGDIPSFGKDWTWGCIGLSNGDVEDFYDYVSVGTTVIITK; encoded by the coding sequence ATGAAGCAAAAAATTAGTTATTTCGCTTTGGTTTTGGCGGGCCTTATTATGCTGGCAGCAATTTTTTATTCGTTAAATTCCGGTATATCGGCTCAGGCCTCTTCCGGAGCCGAACGGTATACTGTAAAAGCCGGGGACTCACTCTTTATTATTGCCGGTAAATACGGCATCCCGGTTGCGGCTTTAAAGCAAGCCAACGGTTTGAAGTCAGACTGGCTGGCAGCCGGTCAGGTCTTAATCATTCCCCTTAACTCATCAACCGGTCAGTCTAAAGCCAAATCGCTTAAAGCAATATTGGCCGAGAGAGGGATAACTGATCCTTGGAGCACCTTGAAGATTGTAATAAATAAAACGAATCATAGCCTTTCCATAGTTTACAAAAATACCTGGCTAAAGACTTATCCTGTGGATATCGGTTCCGGCGGCCTGGCTGATAAGCAGGTTCAGGGCGATCTTAAAACACCGGAAGGCACTTTCTATATAGCTGAGAAGTCCGTCCTTTCACCTGCCGACTATTATCTTGGAACCAGATGGATGAGACTCAGTTACCCCAATGCGGAGGATGCCGGCAGGGGAGTTCGTCAGGGTTTAATCAATTCTCAGACCGGGGATTCCATCGTAAATGCTATTAATGCAGGTAAAATACCGCCCCAGCGTACAGCTTTAGGCGGTGGTGTAGGAATCCACGGGGGAGACATCCCATCCTTCGGCAAGGACTGGACCTGGGGTTGTATAGGCCTGTCCAACGGGGATGTGGAAGATTTTTATGATTATGTCAGTGTGGGGACTACCGTGATTATAACTAAATAA
- a CDS encoding GGDEF domain-containing protein, translating into MKRGLAHIFYTWLVIGCAGYFLKTYFYKINQDLINELLIMLFLGILAECVAVTFPQGQLSAGFAVVLAAFVIYGGPTAVWISFLAILVGQGIANRGNPVRAILFNASMYVLAAVGSAEVYSFLGGRQGGLSYENAAPLLAFICTFFLINNLLLYIYQRPFRHNHLILNMADTLQWDGFTYLLAVPFGILIALLYKNIGIYGSSLFFLPVLVMQLILRIYVNLALANRELTALYEVARRLGGRESLEEMLGIILAQARRVIPFHTGVIYVWSGERKQFLPGAVISPQAELIRRQALDGGEGILGQLAETGRPKIIFEGRAGYRLKAEQGWVQNQRSLLVIPLLTEGEAVGIIALGDKRQNAFDEGNMQLMMIMSGQVKVAITQTSMHKRLKSMASRDPLTGLYNRRYFFLLAQAEFERALREKKEFVLMLVDVDNFNNINNRYGHAAGDAVLSQLGQLLSRYSEENAIIGRCEGEEFALVLTAAGEQLSRQVADRLRREVMGYSFAAGEDNFVRLTLSIGLAVFPRDGGDLGDLFKKAGQAVKKAKKNGKNRIVDFAKLEGYKDAT; encoded by the coding sequence ATGAAGAGAGGCCTAGCCCATATATTTTATACCTGGCTGGTAATTGGCTGTGCGGGATACTTTTTAAAAACTTATTTTTATAAAATTAACCAGGATTTGATTAATGAATTATTGATTATGCTGTTTCTGGGTATTTTAGCCGAATGTGTTGCGGTGACTTTTCCTCAGGGGCAGCTTTCCGCGGGGTTTGCCGTAGTCTTGGCTGCTTTTGTTATATATGGAGGTCCCACTGCCGTGTGGATTAGTTTTCTGGCTATACTGGTTGGCCAGGGCATTGCTAACCGGGGCAACCCGGTTCGGGCTATTTTGTTTAATGCCTCTATGTATGTTTTGGCTGCGGTAGGGTCGGCTGAAGTTTATAGCTTTCTGGGCGGCAGGCAGGGCGGTTTGAGCTATGAGAATGCCGCGCCCCTGTTGGCCTTTATTTGTACTTTTTTTCTCATTAATAACTTGCTTCTGTATATCTACCAGCGACCTTTCCGGCACAATCATCTTATTCTAAATATGGCTGATACTCTGCAGTGGGACGGGTTTACTTATCTTTTGGCTGTGCCTTTTGGGATATTGATAGCCTTGTTGTACAAAAATATAGGCATCTACGGCTCTTCACTGTTTTTTTTGCCCGTGCTGGTCATGCAGTTGATTTTAAGGATATATGTTAACCTGGCTCTGGCTAACCGGGAATTGACGGCACTGTATGAGGTAGCCCGCCGTCTGGGCGGCCGGGAGTCTCTGGAGGAAATGCTGGGTATTATTTTGGCCCAGGCCCGCCGGGTAATACCTTTTCATACCGGGGTTATCTATGTTTGGTCCGGGGAAAGAAAGCAGTTTTTGCCCGGGGCTGTGATTAGTCCCCAGGCAGAATTGATCAGGCGGCAGGCTTTGGACGGTGGGGAGGGAATCCTCGGGCAGCTGGCCGAAACAGGCAGGCCGAAAATTATTTTTGAAGGACGGGCCGGCTATCGTTTGAAGGCTGAGCAAGGCTGGGTGCAGAACCAGCGCTCCCTGCTGGTCATTCCCCTTTTGACAGAAGGTGAGGCGGTGGGTATTATCGCCCTGGGGGACAAGCGCCAGAATGCTTTTGATGAGGGCAATATGCAGCTGATGATGATTATGAGCGGTCAGGTTAAAGTAGCCATTACTCAAACCTCAATGCATAAGAGATTGAAGTCCATGGCATCCAGGGATCCGCTGACCGGGCTTTATAACCGCAGGTATTTTTTCTTGCTGGCTCAGGCTGAATTTGAACGGGCCTTGCGGGAAAAGAAAGAATTTGTTTTAATGCTTGTTGATGTGGATAATTTTAATAATATTAATAACAGGTACGGTCATGCGGCGGGAGACGCTGTTTTATCACAGTTGGGCCAGCTGCTGTCGAGGTATTCGGAGGAGAATGCGATTATCGGTCGATGCGAGGGAGAGGAGTTTGCTCTTGTATTAACCGCGGCAGGTGAGCAGCTCAGCCGACAGGTGGCGGACAGACTCAGGCGGGAGGTTATGGGTTATAGCTTTGCTGCGGGGGAGGATAACTTTGTCAGGCTGACCTTGAGTATAGGACTGGCTGTGTTTCCCCGTGACGGCGGTGATCTGGGTGATCTATTTAAAAAAGCCGGGCAGGCGGTCAAGAAAGCAAAAAAGAACGGTAAAAACAGGATTGTTGATTTTGCCAAGTTAGAGGGCTACAAAGATGCTACGTAA
- a CDS encoding EamA family transporter, translating to MVFLYAFLGMLCWGLAPLFGKLGLFRIDPVTALCIRTLMAATLVLGWLVGFWKYNQFFSQVFAVPPLFWAFIAIEAVLATLVGDLAYFAALKWGNINYVTLIMACSPLVTMFLSYIFLSEPVTGAQLIGAVFIITGLIFISLSN from the coding sequence ATGGTTTTTCTTTATGCTTTTTTAGGTATGCTGTGCTGGGGATTGGCCCCGCTTTTTGGCAAACTGGGCCTGTTTAGAATAGATCCTGTAACCGCTCTTTGCATTCGCACTCTGATGGCTGCCACTCTGGTGCTGGGTTGGCTGGTAGGTTTCTGGAAATACAACCAGTTCTTTAGCCAGGTTTTTGCCGTACCCCCTTTGTTCTGGGCTTTTATTGCTATTGAGGCGGTTTTAGCTACCCTGGTAGGTGACTTGGCTTATTTTGCCGCCTTAAAGTGGGGCAATATTAACTATGTTACTCTGATTATGGCCTGCTCGCCTCTGGTGACTATGTTCTTAAGCTATATTTTCCTCAGTGAGCCTGTTACCGGTGCTCAATTAATAGGGGCGGTTTTTATCATTACCGGGCTTATTTTTATATCTTTAAGCAATTAG
- a CDS encoding VanW family protein, which produces MKKCKLLFFLLICLACLISSGILQITRTSRGINPGTTKFPGLFPVAETAQVKKTNEDAAKKPSTQEEEDFFEGFEGMDKAYDGPLPWLENSSFQESVKKYQTPVLMAAYRASLPDPIMAEGYNIGLAAQQLAGTVVQAEEVFSQNHTLGPYIESKGYKAGPTYSGNQLITTVGGGVCKIASMLYNVVTFCDLKVISRSPHSMTVPYVPPGQDATVYYGCRDFSFFNDSGRPILIWAQKEGDTLYMAFYGQKRAPAVVWHHKIISHNKMWTERRYNSSLPPGQENIVNPGQNGLTVKSWVTIIGAGGEITEKSKGISYYKPSPRVIEYGPPSAHEDDG; this is translated from the coding sequence ATGAAGAAATGCAAATTACTGTTTTTTCTTTTAATTTGCTTGGCCTGCCTCATTAGTTCCGGCATTTTGCAAATTACGCGCACGTCAAGGGGAATAAATCCGGGAACAACAAAGTTTCCGGGACTTTTTCCGGTTGCTGAGACAGCACAGGTGAAAAAAACCAATGAAGATGCCGCTAAAAAGCCATCGACACAAGAGGAAGAGGATTTTTTTGAGGGGTTTGAGGGTATGGACAAAGCCTATGACGGCCCGCTCCCCTGGCTGGAAAACAGCTCGTTTCAGGAATCCGTAAAAAAATACCAAACACCGGTTTTGATGGCGGCCTACAGAGCCTCCTTGCCTGACCCGATTATGGCTGAAGGATATAATATCGGATTGGCAGCACAGCAGCTGGCAGGCACAGTGGTGCAGGCAGAGGAAGTTTTTTCTCAAAATCACACCCTCGGACCCTACATCGAGTCTAAAGGCTATAAGGCAGGCCCAACCTATTCCGGCAACCAGCTGATTACCACTGTGGGTGGCGGAGTATGCAAGATTGCTTCTATGCTCTATAATGTAGTGACTTTCTGTGATTTGAAGGTTATTTCACGCAGCCCTCATTCCATGACTGTGCCCTATGTCCCGCCGGGCCAGGACGCCACTGTTTACTACGGCTGCAGAGACTTTTCCTTTTTTAATGACAGCGGCCGGCCTATTCTTATCTGGGCACAAAAAGAAGGCGACACGCTTTATATGGCTTTTTACGGGCAAAAAAGGGCACCGGCTGTAGTTTGGCACCACAAGATTATCAGTCATAATAAAATGTGGACGGAGAGAAGATACAATTCTTCACTGCCGCCGGGTCAAGAAAATATAGTTAATCCCGGGCAAAACGGGTTAACGGTAAAATCCTGGGTCACTATAATAGGAGCCGGGGGCGAGATCACTGAAAAGAGCAAAGGTATCAGCTATTATAAACCCAGCCCCCGTGTAATTGAGTACGGTCCTCCCAGTGCTCATGAGGATGACGGCTAA
- a CDS encoding cold shock domain-containing protein, which translates to MLGKVKWFSAEKGYGFIEREDGGDVFVHFSAIQSEGFKTLEEGQEVEFDIVEGARGPQAANVMKV; encoded by the coding sequence ATGTTAGGTAAGGTTAAATGGTTTAGCGCAGAAAAAGGGTACGGTTTTATTGAGAGAGAAGACGGCGGTGACGTTTTCGTACACTTCTCAGCTATTCAGTCCGAGGGCTTTAAAACCTTGGAAGAAGGCCAAGAAGTAGAATTTGACATTGTTGAAGGTGCTCGTGGGCCGCAAGCGGCAAACGTCATGAAAGTATAA
- the hpf gene encoding ribosome hibernation-promoting factor, HPF/YfiA family, producing MDVQVRGRNIQVTPALKDYVEKRLSKMDKFADNYHFGEAQVTMKVEKESHRVEVTIPVNGMILRGEETTGDMYSSIDLVVEKLEKQINRFKGKLSRRGRALNGVPYVSETQAAVDDDAPKILRNKRFNMKPMSVEEAVLQMNLLGHSFFVFSNADSDRANVVYKRKDGNYGLIEPEA from the coding sequence ATGGATGTACAGGTAAGAGGCAGAAATATTCAGGTAACTCCGGCTCTTAAAGACTATGTGGAAAAAAGACTGAGCAAGATGGACAAGTTTGCAGACAACTATCATTTTGGTGAGGCCCAGGTTACCATGAAGGTGGAGAAAGAGTCGCATCGCGTGGAAGTAACCATTCCCGTAAACGGAATGATCCTGCGTGGCGAAGAAACTACCGGTGATATGTACAGCTCAATTGACTTAGTGGTGGAGAAGCTGGAAAAGCAAATCAACCGCTTTAAGGGCAAGTTGTCCAGACGGGGCCGGGCTTTAAATGGTGTGCCGTATGTCAGTGAGACACAGGCTGCCGTTGATGATGATGCGCCGAAAATACTGCGCAACAAGCGCTTTAACATGAAGCCCATGTCAGTGGAAGAAGCTGTTTTGCAGATGAATCTGCTGGGACATTCCTTTTTTGTATTTTCCAATGCTGATAGTGACCGGGCGAATGTTGTTTACAAGCGCAAGGATGGAAATTACGGCTTGATTGAGCCGGAGGCATAG